GAATTCCGCTTGAGCCTTGTATGGAATGTAATTATTGTAAAGCTGGCGACTTCGCACTATGCGATAACTACCGAATGGTGGGGTCACATTTCCATGGAGGATTTGCGGAGAATGTTGTCATGAAAGCCGACAATGTGATTTCTATCGGCGACCTTGATTTTGAAGAAGGTGCGATGATTGAACCACTTGCCGTATCGATGCACGGGGTACTTGGAATTCAGCCAAGACTTGGCGATACAGTCGTTGTATTCGGAATTGGAACCATCGGGATTTTAGTTGTACAATGCTTACTTCTTGCAGGCGTGAAAGATATTATCGCCGTTGACATCAGTGATAAAAAATTAGCAGATGCGCGGGAATTTGGTTGCAAATACACCATTAATCCAAAAAATGAAGACTTAAAAGAACGCGTTTTCGCTTATACAAATGGTCTTGGGGCAGATATCGCGCTCGAGTGTGCTGGTTCAAAAATAACCCAAGAACAATGCTTACTTGTAACGAAGAAAAAAGGTAAAGTTGGTTTTCTAGGAATAGCTTACGCAGATGTACTTTTGCATGAGGAAGCTTTTGAAAATATTTTTAGACGTGAACTTACGCTTAAAGGTTTTTGGAATTCTTACTCGGCACCATTTCCAGGTGAGGAGTGGCGTACGTCGATTGAATTCGTGAAACAAGGTCGAATTAAACTGAAACCACTAATTTCGCATCGTTATAAGCTAGAAGAAACGAAAGAAGCGTTTGATATGATTCTTTCCAGAGAGCATGATTATAACAAAGTGATGATATTGCCGCAGAAAGGTGACGATTAATTTGAAAGCAGTAGTAAAAACAAACCCCGGATATGATCAAATGGAGCTAAAAGATGTGGAAGAACCACAAGTCTATGGCGACAAAGTAAAAATCAAAGTAGCATTCACTGGTATTTGCGGATCAGATATCCATACGTTTAAAGGAGAATACAAAAATCCAACAACTCCCGTCACACTTGGACATGAATTTTCTGGTGTCGTTGTGGAAGTTGGGCCAGATGTAACGAGTATCAAAGTGGGAGACCGTGTCACAAGTGAAACAACTTTTGAAACTTGTGGAGAATGTATTTATTGTAAAGAACATGATTACAATTTATGTAGCAATCGTCGCGGCATTGGTACGCAAGCAAATGGTAGTTTTGCAGAATTTGTTTTATCACGCGAG
This genomic stretch from Listeria swaminathanii harbors:
- a CDS encoding galactitol-1-phosphate 5-dehydrogenase, with translation MRAAVLYENNVIKAEQIDEATCGKDQVRVEVKAVGICGSDIHKMQTRWKYPLPAVMGHEFAGVITEIGSEVTNVAIGDRVAGIPLEPCMECNYCKAGDFALCDNYRMVGSHFHGGFAENVVMKADNVISIGDLDFEEGAMIEPLAVSMHGVLGIQPRLGDTVVVFGIGTIGILVVQCLLLAGVKDIIAVDISDKKLADAREFGCKYTINPKNEDLKERVFAYTNGLGADIALECAGSKITQEQCLLVTKKKGKVGFLGIAYADVLLHEEAFENIFRRELTLKGFWNSYSAPFPGEEWRTSIEFVKQGRIKLKPLISHRYKLEETKEAFDMILSREHDYNKVMILPQKGDD